TTGAGCGGATATACATATGAAATAAAAGGGAACAAAATCCTAAGAACTGATTActcttttagaaaataaagaaaaaaagtaaaggtGATGATGAATATGTGAGTTCGTTACCTTACTCAACACCCTTTTCTACGGAAGCAAGATACTAGATAGAGAAAAGATCATCTCAATTTTCTAGACTTAAATTGTGTTGCAGCTTCTTGTGTCTGAccatcttttaaataaatatgatgtaCTGGAGTTTTGCAACAAAAAATGATGCAAAGGAAGTAATAGTAACATTATTTAAGACAATTTCCTGTCTAATTCAGACTAAAACATGAGTCTCTTGTTCCCTCTTTACAGTGTTATGGAAGTATATTCATAAAAGCAATAGTTTCTTATTACCTTTCTTAGTGAAGGTAGCTGTGTTTACTCCAATAACATGGCCATACGAGTCAATCAATGGTCCACCTGAATTTCCTGGTCACATTCGTGCACATATAAGATTATACCTACATAGTCTCGTGCAATAGCAACTTAACAAAATACTTAACTCCAAAATAATTTGGTTAATCCTAAGAGTTGTAACAAACAATACCATCTAAAACTTGGCACTTCAGTAAACAGCAAACTCATGTCTTAAGACATGGAAACAGGGACCAAAATAGATCTAGTAATTTCTCTAAGTAAAACGTTTTTAACCAAGATTATTTTCAGAACTATATATTTTCTTCCCCCTTTAGGCAGAACGAAGTGAATCTGCCAGGGTGATCTCACTTGAGCCTTATATTTTCCAAGAATAGTGCAGCCATCTGTACTAAATATGGAGATAACTGGCATTGTTGATGCCCATGTCCTTTTGCAGAATTTTGTTTCAGTCTTGCAGCTGCTCTGATAATGAATTTAGCTTAACTAATCAAATCACATCTAAAACTGATATTACATggacaaaacatattttaaaaatcatgatGAGAAGAGAGATTAAAAAGTTATTGTTACGTAGTCTCAATCAATGTCCAAGTTGTGCTGTACAGGGGAAAATATTGAAGTGACCATTTTTATTGATGTGCAATGAGTTAGAGTGCAAACTACAGTTCCCCACAGTCCTTAACTTTTACTTAGAGGAGGTTGAGGTCCTAACACTATGAACGTCAATTAAGGTTAGGTTACCTGCATTAATTGCTGCGTCAGTTTGAATAGCTCCTCTAATGGCCCCTCCATTTGGTGAAGGTATCTCGCGGCCTAAACCACTGACCACCTGCATAATTTACATCAGACAATACAGAATGATCACTTTATACTTTTATGGAGCATCAGAACTTACTATTACTGCTCAAACCCAGTGCCTTCACGTGGCTCAAAATGGTTACATGGTTGCAAGTTGGTCGCATGTCAAATTAGGCATTATTCTGAAATATCTAACGAATTTTGTTCTATATGGGAATCCATAGCTCAGCATGACAAAATTTTTACATGGGCCAGCATAAACAATTGCTCTAAATTTCATCTATAAGTTTTTATCCTTCTTCTACAACTATTTTGCCTGAATGGACAGAAATGTTAGAAACAGATTACTAAAAAATTACCCCTGTTGTGAGAGTGTTCTCATATCCATAAGGATTCCCAATGGCAAAGCAACTTTGGCCAACACGTAAATTGTTAGACTGACCTAGATTAGCTGGCTTTACTTGGTATCCATCAACATCAACCTGCAAATAGAACAACTTTTATGCATTTCTGAGAGTGGCACAcaagaagacaaagaaaaatGCAGAAGTTAAATGTAACTTAGTATATTGGTTTTATTAGgcaaacaaaagaagaagaatgagaatCTATCTATCATGTATAAAATGTATAGTGCAGGCTGCGACATCAATTTCTTCCAAGGCTCATTTCATGTTATGTCACCGATTTTTCACTACTGCAAGCTCCTGATTCTTTGTCTTTACAAATCCTTTGAGCTCACAACCAACTTTTCATTTCTATTCACTTTAGAAATACTTACGGTCAAAGGCATTTAGagctttttttctctttttttccctttttcttttaactgGGACAGAATAGTATGGCTTTTGCACCATAAATGAAACATCTTTTCTACCAGACAAATACTGACTTAGCTACTCAACTGGACTTTCAATTTGATGAACATCAATATTGTTTAATACTTTTTGGAACCTTAGAAGGGAAAATTGAAGCCAACAATAATTTGGCTATACTATATCAACATGCTCAAAACAAAATTTGGGCTGGAAGATTTAGGCTTTCCCATTATGATGGTAAGAAATGACCGTTTACCTGAGATAAATTGTGTGTTTAGTAAGGCAACTTGTTGAACTTTACTGTAAAAGCCATTATGGGTAACAACAGTTTTAAAGAATGCCAGTGTTCAAGTAGCAGACGAGGATACGTGATGATAGTGGATCGGAAAGTGGAAGTGTTTTGAGAGAGAGCATTGAGCAGATGCCAAGAAGTAGCAAAGAACCATATGTTCtgaaaaggaataaaatgaaggggaaaaaaaaaaaagaggattgGAATGTATACCTTCAGAACAGCTAGGTCGTACGCTGGATCAAAACCAATTATCTTGCCTTCCCTGTAAAAGCTATTCCCTTTGGCATCAACTAGGAACACCTGTAAACAGCAGTACGAATGTGTAATACTATTGCTACCCAGAGAAATGCCAGTAAAACAAATCGATGGAAAATGTGGGAAAATATAATCATTCTTCtctgacaaaataaaatataaaagtttaatggAATTAACAGCATCAAGGGAAAACCTTACAACGTTGTAAACCACTTGTATCAGTAGCCAGTTTAGAAACAACATGGTAATTGGTAACCTGTCCACCAGAAAAAAACACATCACTAGTTTGAACAACCGGTAACCACTACAATTCCTTATTAGCCATTAAGATATCTTGTCAAAATATGCATACATGTGTTATTCACTGTACAATTAAGTTGATAATGATCAAAGAAATTTCAAAGTCAATGGAACAGTTTTCCACATTTCAATCTTCATTGAATTGAAAACACCATTTTGCAAGTAAAAATTTGTCCTTTCGGTAACTATCATCataaacttcaaataaaaactGCTCCACCAGTGAAACAGCAAATTCagataaacagaataaaatccAAATGAGTCAAACAATTTCCCTATTTCTGATTTGGGTTATCTTACTATGTGACCAAATGTATCCCAAATGAAGCCTGAACCACTGCCTTCAACTTTTGCATCTTCGTCTTCATCCAGCACGACTCCCTTGGAAAAAGACTTGGGAACTTTAGCCAATTCAATGTCTTTAATGAAAACAACCGACAGTGAAGTATCCTGTGACAATCCCAATTCccgtatttaataaaaaatagcaaaagaagaaaaaattatactGAACAAATTCAACAGTGTGAAGCAAAGTTGAGATTACCTGAAAGAGTTGCACAACGTGGTCTTCTTGTTGCTGAAGCTCGTCATCTAGCAGAAGCTGTGGAAGTGCAAGTGGTGTTGAATTGAGATTGGAGAAATTGAGAAGAAGGAGGGTGGAACCAAAGATGGTGGCTCGACGCGTAGTGACAGAAGGAAGGCTCTTGGCTGAGACAGTACTGTTTAGCATTGGCAATGGAAAGAGGTTGTTTTGCAGAGAAAACAGTGCCATGTCTCAGACACGATAAGACCATTCCTTACCactgttttttttattccacTTACTTTACTATTTCATTTCGCAATGGTAtgtacaaatattatataatataaactacATTTTATCACAgatattaatatcaaatttactATTGTTTTAGGAATATCCAATGTAATATTGATTcagaatttatgtttttattaatatgataaCGATgcaaatttaagataaatattttgCCTAGTAATTATCCAACCATTTACATACTTAGATTCTCACAATCCAGTTATTAAAATCAAAGTAGGTGTGTATAGATATTACTAATAATATTCTATAGTATGGTATAAAACAgtcatcttttttaatttaattttatatttatattaatattattgttaatccATTGTGGTGGAGAGGGGAAAAAGTCGAACAATAAAAGATGTACGGTAAATAAAAATTGgtcaatttttaaatgataatttttattcttttaaagatatacaaagttaaaatatattattataaagataaaaacacatAGGTAAGATAACATAAAATGtgtatttcaataaaattgaagaatagTTAAAAGAAGAGACTAGACGAAGTTGTACTAAACAATGGAATGAACTTTCATGGTACATAATGTAGAGGTTACATTAAGATAAATATCTAATGTAAATTTTTGaggatgataaaaatataaaagtactCATACTAGtataaaatgtcaaaaataaaagattataaaatgtatggttaaaaaataaattttaagtttaactcagtTCTAGAAAATcagtttgtaaaataaaatttgtatctattaatatattataaattgactctATTTTTAATTGGTGTGAAACTTTCAACagatataaaacataaaaaaataagaatataaaacagtcaaaaatacaaaagtacTCCTACTCATACTCCTCTCagtatttcaaatataaactatttaaatgtttgatattttcttcgataaattatcttcaatttttacacttttttttttcatcatttacgTTTTTGAGTTAATTTTTGTGCTGATACTTAATAATGttggaataaacttaaatttagagatttattatttattttgttagttttaagtctagtaatatttggtttgattttgattgaaataaaataggatgggtagttatgattttgtctttattaagaagaatattattttatgatagaataaggagattttattgttaggtaagttgatattttattgtcagtttttattatttgtatttagtCCAATGCCttatttgcacctatttaaaggttaccaaagtttaatgaaaataacccaccatggattgaagagtaatattatttgtgtgggtcaaattcataatgaattgaagagtaatattatttgtgtgggtcacgtTGTGAGTGTATATAGGAAAATTTTCCCAACAAATGGTTCATGCAATCTCTTTGCACTTATTCTAGTGTTTTTCTGTACTCGGGTCAAGTTGTcttaaatacaatataattcaacTTAATACTTCCTTTTGTAAgcaaatcattttaatttttgtatcattTCATTTCCTtactatttgttttttaaatctgATTTATACAATGTATAAATTTACAATTACATTTGTTTCGAAAATCAAACTTCCTCTATAAAAATATTCCAGTTTGGATCTAGCTGTTTTGTAAAAAGTTATTGCTTTAGTAGGTTGAAGAAGctgtttaatataatattgattccactgaaataaaaaatctctacaaattgagtttgtttttggttgaaCATGTTAAGTGAAATCTTAATTCCAATTTCAATAGACacacattttatatatacatacacacacatatataataagACCGAATACTACCAGTAACATAAAAACCTTCTCACTGAATTTATAAAATGCAAATAGTATACTAAGAAATATGCCatgaaatttttgtaattagataattaatatttgtttgatttattatcatcaaactaaaaaaatgttttttttttttttatgtttgacgTATACAAATCAAAAGTAAATTTATACTCACACATATAACATGTATATAATagactaaatttatatttaacctATAAGTATAAGTATTAGAGGTAATAACATTTACATTAGATGTTTGATTTATTGAATttgtgttttatgattttttatttatattagatgtttgattaattttagatttattaaaagtaaataaaagaaaaagaagtagtAATTAAAATGtagagtttataaatataagaattaaatcgcataatttagataaatatagaaattaaaggagtagttaaattaataaactcATCATAACACCACCTAAACATGCCAACAACAAGATAGTGGATCCTACATGAGCATGTcagcaaaattttaaaattcaatggCACTGATTGATTTGTTGACCCAATTATTTAGTCAcgtattatcatatttataagtgcatttataaaacatgaaaactaATTGATCCTGCGAATAGCCATTGAAAAGTACATTTAGTTTTTAGaaacacataaaaaatttaatttattaaagtaaattcCACAAAACACAATATTAATGTATCTATAGAAAACGACTTTTAGggatatgttttttcttttgtctgtGTCGGTTtcttttcctaaatatgcttccCATTATTTTCCATAAAAACTTAAGTTTTTATGTCACttgagattaaattaaatatttgtgtttTGTAAGAAtcaattatatgtattttttacaaGAGTATAATTGGTTTgtattcattattaattaaaatttatatatcaatatttCATAGTTCATTATTGCAAAATTGCGATTAGCCAACACATAGCATCAAACAatattaggttttattttttccaCCTCAAGTTCTTAGACATTGTATTATTAGATTTAACCGTCtaaaatgaaagattaaaataaatgtgtttaaattatatctttaaaCCATATGAATATTGTATAATGTGTAAAAATCAGATAGTCGACTAGTCtacattttttatgatgttgGTCAAGAAGTCAAACGATTGGTctaaaaggtaaaattaatattaaaaataattatattaatactaaactagattattatcatttaaccgtaattagataattattaattaaaaatttatattaaaatctataaatacatgtttgtAGTATTTAAGTAATTAGTTAcattaattacacatttattactAATACTATGAGACGTCCACTAATTTTAACATCAAAGTATTTTATGCATATATCATCCTATCTATCCGAACCACATCTAACATGAAAAAAAGAACAGTGACCTGAGAGTTTTGGAGAccatttcgaaaaaaaaaaattaaacatcaaCCTCTTAAATCAAAACACATATAGTTAATAAGTTATACCCGAAAATAACAATCCATCAGAATCAAGAGGCTTAAAAATACATGGATTATGAGAAGTTAAGTAaaccttaaatatctaaaaaatattaaaacatgaaTAGACGACTTAACACAGATAGCAGGAAGCTATTAAGGCTTTCTTAATTGGGACTGTAGCACTAAAATTATTTAGCTTTATTTGGCACAAAAGACTAAGTCTTGTAGTATTAGTtgcataatcaaataaaatgtcACCAAAAATAAGATTCTATAACAATAAAATAGCAATAGATTTCAACGTGTACACAGTGCATACAAATCTTAAGTTTGTTCAACCGTCATTTTCACCTTTACACGAATGCACAGTAAAAATGCATGCTCATATATAGATTAAGACCCACAATACCTCAATCATCATAACTTCTCAAAATGTTAATAGATTTTGCACcacttcaacaacaaatatCTATCTCTCATTTTGTGTTCACCATTTCATTTATGTCAATTAGTGGAAGGTTATCAGTTTAATTAGTCTCCATGTTTATACTAACAATTTACTTATACGAAAAAGGATATGTTGACGATGAGAAGAAACTCCAAAACTAAGTAGACAACACAAATATTTAAGATTGTTTCACAAACAGAAAACGATATTCAACATTTGAAACAGGTATATGCCATAAGACATCATTTAACACAGCTACAGAAGGTACAACGCAAAATTTTTTGGAACATAGTCTACAGATTCTGAATTTCTATAACGCAGATCTTCTAAATTTGATAGACTTTGCTAGTTGTCTgagatttaaatttatgaataaactCCTCTATCCTCCTATTCAGATCCTCATTTGACATCTTAGaaaactcattttcttcttcaacgtTTGCTTTTGCCTTCACAGTCTCTGATCTTTGAACCATCTTCACTCTCTCCTCATTCACTACGTGCTTGACTCTGTTGGATCTATCAGATTTGCTTCGCCGGTAAATTCTTGCAGGAATCGCTTTCTCCTCAGTCTTTTCATTACCCTCATGCAAATAATGAAGTGCAGACCTTTTCTCACGGGAGAACTCAACAGATTTTTTAGGCTGATTTATCGCCACAATTTCAAGTACACGTTCTGGGATATTTTGATCAGAGACAGTTTCTTGTTTGGGGTTAATGCATTGTTTAAGAGCTTGTTCATCATGTTTGGGTACGCATGTGGAGGCATAGTTTCGTGCTTGACTGTGTTGCACATACTCTTCATAGAGatcttgtttttttttggaTGAAGAGAATGCTCCGTAGTCAGCAGCAATGATGAGAATGAGGGTGTTGGACATGAAAAACCAGAAGATGTTGTTGTTGAGGAGAGAATAGGGAGATAGGTTGAAGGTATAAAAGACACATATGTAGATGAAAAGGGAGAACATAGAGGCAAAGAAAGATAGACTTTTTGTTCCATGGGTATGAACTTTTGGTTTGAAATCTTCCTCTAGATATAGTGCTTTCGCCATGCAGGAGTTTAGGGAAGTGACAGGAGTGTGTGAAGCTTGCTGAGGCTTACTTTAGAGTGTGTATAAATTGAGGTTTGGTGGGAGTTCAAATGAGTTCTGTagaacttatatatatatataatgtatgaTTATGATGATTAAGTATCAAATGATTAATCCcttacaaatacaaatataccCTTCTATTGACAAGTTTTGTTTCCATTTGGATGGTTTGAATGATGATCCAATAGACTGTTGAGCA
Above is a genomic segment from Vigna radiata var. radiata cultivar VC1973A chromosome 10, Vradiata_ver6, whole genome shotgun sequence containing:
- the LOC106775147 gene encoding protease Do-like 5, chloroplastic, which codes for MALFSLQNNLFPLPMLNSTVSAKSLPSVTTRRATIFGSTLLLLNFSNLNSTPLALPQLLLDDELQQQEDHVVQLFQDTSLSVVFIKDIELAKVPKSFSKGVVLDEDEDAKVEGSGSGFIWDTFGHIVTNYHVVSKLATDTSGLQRCKVFLVDAKGNSFYREGKIIGFDPAYDLAVLKVDVDGYQVKPANLGQSNNLRVGQSCFAIGNPYGYENTLTTGVVSGLGREIPSPNGGAIRGAIQTDAAINAGNSGGPLIDSYGHVIGVNTATFTKKGTGMSSGVNFAIPIDTVVRTVPYLIVYGTPYSNRF
- the LOC106774928 gene encoding uncharacterized protein LOC106774928, with translation MAKALYLEEDFKPKVHTHGTKSLSFFASMFSLFIYICVFYTFNLSPYSLLNNNIFWFFMSNTLILIIAADYGAFSSSKKKQDLYEEYVQHSQARNYASTCVPKHDEQALKQCINPKQETVSDQNIPERVLEIVAINQPKKSVEFSREKRSALHYLHEGNEKTEEKAIPARIYRRSKSDRSNRVKHVVNEERVKMVQRSETVKAKANVEEENEFSKMSNEDLNRRIEEFIHKFKSQTTSKVYQI